In the genome of Planctomycetota bacterium, one region contains:
- a CDS encoding NAD(P)H-hydrate epimerase, which produces MRWVTREEMRELDRRAIEEYGIPALVLMENAGRGAAVEAARLYRERGLRGPVLIFCGAGNNGGDGFVIARHMSNAGFDIRVFCCFDRARADRAREAGINLAICERMGLPIRDVFTPEALEGLRAELADGALLVDAVFGVGLSKPPREPQFSLLRLLGQARLATLAVDVPSGLDANTGEPLGIVLRADVTATMACPKVGMRGPGAAWVGRLAVVDIGMPLARMAAL; this is translated from the coding sequence ATGAGGTGGGTGACGCGCGAGGAAATGCGCGAGCTGGACCGGCGGGCCATCGAGGAGTACGGCATCCCGGCCCTCGTGCTCATGGAGAACGCCGGGCGCGGCGCCGCCGTCGAGGCGGCCCGGCTCTACCGCGAGCGCGGCCTGAGAGGCCCCGTGCTCATCTTCTGCGGCGCGGGCAACAACGGCGGCGACGGCTTCGTGATCGCCCGCCACATGTCCAACGCGGGATTCGACATCCGGGTCTTCTGCTGCTTCGATCGCGCCAGGGCCGACCGCGCGCGCGAGGCAGGAATCAACCTGGCGATCTGCGAACGGATGGGCCTGCCCATCCGCGATGTGTTCACTCCGGAGGCCCTGGAGGGGCTGCGCGCCGAGCTGGCGGACGGCGCGCTGCTCGTGGACGCGGTGTTCGGCGTCGGCCTGTCGAAGCCGCCGCGGGAGCCTCAGTTCAGCCTGCTGCGCCTGCTGGGCCAGGCGCGCCTCGCGACTCTCGCGGTGGACGTGCCCTCGGGGCTCGACGCGAACACGGGGGAGCCATTGGGCATCGTGCTGCGAGCCGACGTGACGGCCACCATGGCCTGCCCCAAGGTGGGCATGCGAGGGCCGGGCGCTGCCTGGGTGGGGCGACTGGCCGTGGTGGATATCGGGATGCCTCTCGCCCGCATGGCCGCGCTCTGA
- the rplS gene encoding 50S ribosomal protein L19, translated as MSKAIVETERRQLREEIPAFAVGDTVNVHVRVVEGEKERVQVFNGIVIARKGSGLREMFTVRRIVQGEGVERTFPLHSPKLQRVEVVKQPERVRRAKLYYLRQRVGKQTRLRDRQAAKAE; from the coding sequence ATGAGCAAAGCCATCGTCGAAACCGAGCGCAGGCAGCTTCGCGAGGAGATCCCCGCCTTCGCCGTGGGCGACACCGTCAACGTCCACGTCCGAGTCGTCGAGGGCGAAAAGGAGCGGGTGCAGGTCTTCAACGGCATCGTCATCGCGCGCAAGGGCTCCGGGCTGCGCGAGATGTTCACCGTGCGCCGCATCGTCCAGGGCGAGGGGGTCGAGCGCACCTTCCCCCTGCACTCGCCCAAGCTCCAGCGCGTGGAAGTCGTCAAGCAGCCGGAGCGGGTGCGGCGGGCCAAGCTCTACTACCTGCGCCAGCGCGTGGGCAAGCAAACGCGCCTGCGCGACCGGCAGGCGGCGAAGGCCGAATGA
- a CDS encoding rhomboid family intramembrane serine protease — MATADYPAPSPPPPPRPVRARPIASWALLAACGAAFAAAWFFGHSLDAATLVCYGAKDRDLIVHSRQWWRLASAGFLHADLLHLAVNLFALWNLGTLIEGLWGTRRFLILYAAALVCGNLASLATTIPVSVGASGAIFGLFGALVVFATRHRRLILPKARNRLLVNLAIVLGMNVALGVTVPFIDNAAHAGGFVAGMVAALVLRPVRVLGESDGLGELLVRLAAAAAVVGMAGSLAMAVRHARASEWMLVIGGELEPRRLDGDLTLSVPKGWRYHPPNESYPFHIFVRPDVAFIVARLVPPKEGADVAAAAASIRRMYSEQRVELIASREITVGSATGIELLSRRKLDTHVERSRTVLLPTPLGRIAYVSFNCLEARYRLLEVLFDRVLHSVRAGPAQPTPNGDERVWEKVAEDPRDPDAAIALAARYAREGRAEQAERILLATLKLHPNYAECHNQLALFYATARPPHRKPAEAVRRAQKALGLRPDEPRYLGTLALAHEAAGDRAKALEAARRAAALAPDDATYADLVKRLSR, encoded by the coding sequence ATGGCCACGGCGGATTACCCCGCGCCATCCCCTCCCCCGCCCCCGCGGCCCGTGCGGGCCAGGCCGATAGCGTCGTGGGCGCTTCTCGCCGCCTGCGGCGCAGCTTTCGCGGCGGCGTGGTTCTTCGGCCACAGCCTCGATGCGGCGACCCTGGTGTGTTACGGGGCGAAGGACCGCGACCTCATCGTCCACTCGCGCCAGTGGTGGCGGCTGGCCAGCGCCGGGTTCCTCCATGCCGACCTGCTGCATCTGGCGGTGAACCTGTTCGCGCTGTGGAACCTCGGCACCTTGATCGAGGGGCTGTGGGGCACGCGGCGGTTCCTGATCCTCTACGCGGCGGCGCTCGTGTGCGGCAACCTGGCCTCGCTCGCCACAACGATCCCCGTCTCGGTCGGCGCCTCGGGGGCCATCTTCGGGCTGTTCGGTGCACTGGTCGTCTTCGCCACCCGGCACCGGCGCCTCATCCTGCCGAAGGCCCGTAATCGTCTGCTCGTCAACCTGGCCATCGTGCTCGGGATGAACGTGGCCCTGGGCGTCACCGTGCCGTTCATTGACAACGCGGCGCACGCCGGCGGCTTCGTGGCCGGCATGGTGGCAGCATTGGTGCTGCGCCCCGTGCGGGTGTTGGGCGAGAGCGATGGCCTCGGCGAACTGCTCGTCCGCCTCGCAGCGGCGGCGGCCGTGGTGGGCATGGCCGGCTCGCTTGCGATGGCGGTGCGGCACGCGCGGGCGTCGGAATGGATGCTCGTGATCGGCGGCGAGCTGGAGCCGCGCCGCCTCGACGGCGACCTGACGCTCAGCGTGCCGAAGGGGTGGCGCTACCACCCGCCGAACGAGTCGTACCCCTTCCACATTTTCGTGCGGCCCGACGTGGCATTCATTGTCGCGCGCCTCGTGCCGCCGAAAGAGGGGGCCGACGTGGCGGCGGCCGCAGCCAGCATTCGCCGGATGTACTCCGAGCAACGGGTCGAGTTGATCGCGAGCCGCGAGATCACCGTGGGGAGTGCGACGGGAATCGAGTTGCTCTCGCGCCGCAAGCTCGACACCCACGTGGAGCGCAGCCGCACGGTGCTGCTCCCCACGCCGCTCGGGCGGATCGCGTACGTATCTTTCAACTGCCTCGAGGCTCGGTACAGGCTCCTCGAGGTGCTTTTCGACCGCGTGCTGCACAGCGTGCGAGCCGGGCCGGCGCAGCCGACGCCGAACGGCGATGAGCGGGTGTGGGAGAAGGTGGCCGAGGATCCCCGCGACCCGGACGCCGCGATCGCCTTGGCCGCCCGTTACGCGCGCGAGGGGCGGGCAGAGCAGGCCGAGCGTATCCTGCTGGCCACCTTGAAGTTGCATCCCAACTACGCCGAGTGCCACAACCAGCTCGCGTTGTTCTACGCCACGGCGCGTCCGCCCCACCGCAAGCCCGCCGAAGCCGTGCGCCGCGCGCAGAAGGCCCTCGGCCTCCGGCCCGATGAGCCGCGTTACCTGGGCACGCTGGCCCTCGCCCACGAGGCGGCGGGCGACAGGGCCAAAGCCCTCGAGGCCGCCCGCCGCGCCGCCGCCCTTGCCCCGGATGATGCGACCTATGCCGATCTCGTCAAGCGCCTGAGCCGCTGA
- a CDS encoding class II fructose-bisphosphate aldolase, whose protein sequence is MALIADATHAREVIQEARERGVALINVNPECERGIEACLRAAKSFGERVGAPDIPLFLSICGTYHARPQIKLYTSLGDPWLGFEAWLAQVAFYTDPAGPFGKIRVMTHLDHGQPGDDDEILERRLARLTSVMFDASTLPFDENIKATAAYVERHRGQVVVEGAVDEIFESGTGQTKNQVTTVEQAKRYVAATGVDLIVPNLGTEHRASARELRYYGDQARAISGAVGKLLVLHGTSSLSPADFTRLKDDGIIKVNIWTAIEKAGAQSCVRKALDELGNTFTEADLRAMVDARILGPKCLDARYRDEQCGGRLYPKLDHFAEAIRRDAWVAGAQPLVEACLRDLGYEAFAR, encoded by the coding sequence ATGGCCCTGATCGCCGACGCGACGCACGCCCGCGAAGTCATCCAGGAGGCCCGCGAGAGGGGCGTGGCGCTGATCAACGTGAACCCCGAATGCGAGCGTGGCATCGAGGCCTGCCTGCGCGCGGCCAAGAGCTTCGGCGAACGCGTGGGCGCGCCCGACATCCCGCTGTTCCTCTCCATCTGCGGCACTTACCACGCTCGCCCGCAGATCAAGCTCTATACCAGCCTCGGCGACCCCTGGCTCGGCTTCGAGGCCTGGCTTGCCCAGGTGGCCTTCTACACCGACCCCGCCGGGCCGTTCGGCAAGATTCGCGTGATGACTCACCTCGACCACGGCCAGCCGGGCGACGACGACGAGATCCTCGAGCGCCGCCTCGCCAGGCTCACCAGCGTGATGTTCGACGCCTCGACCCTGCCCTTCGACGAGAACATCAAGGCGACCGCCGCCTACGTCGAGCGCCACCGCGGCCAAGTGGTCGTCGAGGGCGCCGTGGACGAGATCTTCGAGTCCGGCACCGGCCAGACGAAGAACCAGGTGACCACGGTTGAGCAGGCCAAGCGCTACGTGGCGGCGACGGGCGTGGACCTCATCGTGCCCAACCTGGGCACCGAGCACCGCGCCTCGGCCCGCGAGCTGCGCTACTATGGCGACCAGGCCCGCGCCATCAGTGGCGCCGTGGGCAAGCTCCTCGTCCTCCACGGCACCTCCAGCCTGTCCCCCGCCGACTTCACGCGCCTCAAGGACGACGGGATCATCAAGGTGAACATCTGGACCGCCATCGAGAAGGCCGGAGCGCAGTCCTGCGTGCGCAAGGCCCTCGATGAGCTGGGCAACACCTTCACCGAGGCCGACCTGCGCGCGATGGTGGATGCGCGCATTCTCGGCCCGAAGTGCCTGGACGCCCGCTACCGCGACGAGCAGTGCGGCGGGCGCCTCTACCCGAAGCTCGACCACTTCGCCGAGGCCATTCGCCGCGACGCCTGGGTGGCCGGCGCCCAGCCCCTCGTCGAGGCGTGCCTGCGCGACCTGGGCTATGAGGCGTTTGCCCGATGA
- a CDS encoding 4Fe-4S binding protein: MANRWRCGNCGYRVEAQAPPERCPGCREACDFIDDNRYVPVEEGGPEGAERAVRPPLVAVVPEACTGCRKCLEVCPVEAIEMRGEVAWIDPTRCDGDAICIAACPEGAIVVPK; the protein is encoded by the coding sequence ATGGCGAACCGCTGGCGCTGTGGGAATTGCGGCTATCGTGTGGAGGCCCAGGCACCGCCCGAGCGATGCCCCGGGTGCCGGGAGGCGTGCGACTTCATTGACGATAATCGCTACGTGCCGGTCGAGGAAGGCGGGCCTGAGGGGGCCGAGCGTGCCGTCAGGCCGCCGCTGGTGGCCGTGGTGCCCGAGGCCTGCACGGGATGCCGCAAGTGCCTCGAGGTGTGCCCCGTCGAGGCCATCGAGATGAGAGGCGAAGTCGCCTGGATTGATCCCACGCGCTGCGACGGCGACGCGATCTGCATCGCGGCCTGCCCCGAGGGGGCCATCGTGGTCCCCAAGTGA
- a CDS encoding DUF502 domain-containing protein, whose amino-acid sequence MNDPLHGAGSAPPASDPWQVGPPPAQTPIGRRKKITKFLLTGVAVLLPVFLTGYVVVILCRFVDDLLGYWLGRQLASLLGMEPTNGATRAAGAVLAVVGAVALAGLVGALVGSFFGQRLVDGLQHLLLKVPLIRSIYPSVKQITDFFFGAKKPQFHSVVAVPFPSQGLYSLAFVTGSGMRSLNAARGEELVQVFVPFSPAPVTGYVIFVPRHDLIELPITVEEALQILVSGGVIIPPGEAIEAAKPPEAEAPAS is encoded by the coding sequence ATGAACGATCCGCTCCACGGAGCCGGCAGCGCCCCTCCGGCCAGCGACCCCTGGCAAGTGGGGCCGCCGCCCGCGCAGACCCCCATCGGGCGGCGCAAGAAGATCACGAAGTTCCTGCTCACCGGCGTCGCCGTGCTGCTGCCCGTGTTTCTCACGGGCTATGTGGTGGTCATCCTGTGCCGGTTTGTGGACGATCTTCTGGGCTATTGGCTCGGGCGGCAGCTCGCGAGCCTGCTTGGGATGGAGCCGACGAATGGCGCCACGCGGGCGGCGGGCGCTGTCCTGGCCGTCGTGGGGGCGGTGGCCCTGGCGGGCCTCGTGGGCGCCCTCGTGGGCAGCTTCTTCGGCCAGCGCCTGGTGGACGGCCTTCAGCACCTGCTGCTCAAGGTGCCCCTCATCCGGAGCATTTACCCCTCGGTGAAACAGATCACCGATTTCTTCTTTGGAGCGAAGAAGCCCCAATTCCACAGCGTCGTGGCAGTTCCTTTCCCCAGCCAGGGGCTCTACTCCCTCGCCTTCGTCACGGGCTCGGGCATGCGGTCGCTCAACGCCGCGCGGGGCGAGGAACTCGTCCAGGTTTTCGTGCCCTTCTCGCCGGCGCCGGTGACCGGCTACGTCATCTTCGTGCCCAGGCACGACCTGATTGAGTTGCCGATCACAGTCGAGGAGGCCCTCCAGATCCTCGTGTCGGGCGGCGTCATCATCCCGCCCGGCGAGGCCATCGAGGCGGCCAAACCGCCTGAGGCCGAGGCCCCCGCATCCTGA
- a CDS encoding AbrB/MazE/SpoVT family DNA-binding domain-containing protein, with protein sequence MPVAKVSSKGQVTLPAECRRATGIKLKSRVFIEAVEGGIRITPAPGILSLRGFLGKGGSPEEEETAMQKAVARHVLGKE encoded by the coding sequence ATGCCTGTTGCCAAGGTATCGTCGAAGGGGCAGGTCACGTTGCCCGCTGAGTGCCGACGGGCGACCGGGATCAAGCTGAAGTCGCGGGTGTTCATCGAGGCTGTTGAGGGGGGCATCCGCATCACGCCGGCCCCAGGCATCCTCAGCCTGCGGGGGTTCCTGGGGAAGGGCGGCTCCCCTGAAGAGGAGGAGACGGCCATGCAGAAAGCCGTAGCCAGGCACGTATTGGGGAAGGAATGA
- a CDS encoding creatininase family protein: MREWRLDELTYKQVKGRRFEVAVLPIGATEPHNLHIPYGSDAFHGERIADLCCEAALRLGAKVVLLPTIPYGVDSNQMGFPMAIHVGQPALDAVVAEIVRSVEHHGVRKFVIFNSHGGNDFKPLLRELHGKTEVFLALIDWWKVGADQVRAIFEKPGDHADEMETSVGLALFGELVHLADADEGAVRETRFEAINKGWVQITRPWHLLTTNSGVGDPRAATADKGRRYVALVVERVARFLKELSDAKMDAQFPY; encoded by the coding sequence GTGAGAGAATGGCGACTGGATGAACTCACCTACAAGCAGGTGAAGGGGCGGCGGTTCGAGGTGGCGGTGCTGCCCATCGGGGCGACCGAGCCGCATAACCTGCACATCCCCTACGGCTCCGACGCCTTCCACGGCGAGAGGATCGCCGACCTGTGCTGCGAGGCGGCGCTCCGACTCGGCGCCAAGGTGGTGCTCCTGCCCACCATCCCCTACGGGGTGGATTCCAACCAGATGGGCTTTCCGATGGCGATCCATGTGGGGCAGCCCGCGCTCGACGCGGTGGTCGCGGAGATCGTCCGCTCGGTCGAGCACCACGGCGTCCGCAAGTTCGTGATCTTCAACAGCCACGGGGGCAATGACTTCAAGCCGCTGCTGCGCGAGTTGCACGGGAAGACCGAGGTCTTCCTCGCGCTCATAGACTGGTGGAAGGTGGGCGCCGACCAGGTGAGGGCGATCTTCGAGAAGCCGGGCGACCACGCCGACGAGATGGAGACGAGCGTGGGGCTGGCCCTCTTCGGCGAGCTCGTCCACCTGGCCGATGCCGACGAGGGCGCTGTGCGCGAGACGCGCTTCGAGGCGATCAACAAGGGCTGGGTGCAGATCACCCGCCCCTGGCACCTGCTGACGACGAACAGCGGCGTGGGCGACCCCCGGGCGGCCACGGCCGACAAGGGGCGGCGTTATGTCGCGCTCGTGGTCGAACGCGTCGCCCGATTCCTCAAAGAGCTGTCCGACGCCAAGATGGATGCCCAGTTCCCCTACTGA
- a CDS encoding PIN domain-containing protein, which yields MKRVFVDSNIFLRLFTHGDPSQHERSASLFADAERGDVTLVCGPPVLFEVAWTLRSFYRLSREELLDVVARVLATPGLELTDRPQVEDALRRARAARQEFADAYIAASLDASGCGSLATFSREHFAKLGVALHSF from the coding sequence ATGAAGAGGGTCTTCGTCGACTCGAACATCTTCCTCCGCCTGTTCACCCATGGGGACCCCTCCCAGCACGAGAGGTCCGCCAGCCTGTTCGCAGACGCCGAGAGGGGGGATGTCACGCTCGTGTGCGGTCCTCCTGTGTTGTTCGAGGTTGCCTGGACCCTGCGGAGCTTCTACAGACTCTCACGGGAAGAGCTCTTGGACGTGGTTGCGCGGGTGCTCGCGACCCCGGGGCTGGAGCTGACGGACCGCCCCCAGGTCGAGGACGCCCTGCGGCGAGCCCGCGCGGCGCGGCAGGAGTTCGCCGACGCCTACATTGCTGCGAGCCTCGATGCCAGTGGCTGTGGGAGCCTGGCCACGTTCAGCCGAGAGCACTTCGCTAAGCTCGGGGTCGCGCTGCACAGCTTCTGA
- a CDS encoding YraN family protein, which yields MTPRADPRAAEDAAADFLRRQGYRILRRNFATPFGEIDLIALDEAMVVFVEVKSRVSDEFGPPEAAVDRRKQARLRRIAQYFLDRQALTEMPCRFDVVALTRRPEGAGWSIELFRDAF from the coding sequence ATGACGCCGCGAGCCGACCCGCGCGCCGCGGAGGATGCCGCCGCCGACTTCCTGCGGCGCCAGGGCTATCGGATCCTCCGCCGCAACTTCGCCACGCCCTTCGGCGAGATTGACCTCATCGCGCTCGACGAGGCGATGGTCGTCTTCGTCGAGGTCAAGAGCCGCGTGTCCGACGAGTTCGGCCCGCCCGAGGCCGCCGTGGACCGTCGCAAGCAGGCCAGGCTCCGCCGCATCGCACAGTACTTCCTCGATCGGCAGGCCCTCACCGAGATGCCCTGCCGCTTCGACGTCGTCGCCCTCACCCGCAGGCCGGAAGGCGCAGGCTGGAGCATCGAGCTCTTCCGGGACGCCTTCTGA
- a CDS encoding flavodoxin family protein: MATKKKVLILLGSPRKKGNSALLAAEAAQGAKAAGAEVETVYLQGLEIEACTGCDACQKKNAKGCVIADDMRALYPKLQTADALLLATPVYWFTMSAQMKLWLDRCYALITPSGHAFAGKKIGIAVTYGAPDVFSSGAVNVLRTFQDAFNFIGAKIVGMVYGTAWKPGDVKKNRALLKEARELGKSLAT, from the coding sequence ATGGCAACGAAGAAGAAGGTGTTGATTCTGCTCGGCAGCCCGCGCAAGAAGGGCAACAGCGCCCTGCTCGCCGCCGAGGCCGCCCAGGGGGCCAAGGCCGCAGGGGCCGAGGTCGAGACGGTGTACCTCCAGGGCCTCGAGATCGAGGCGTGCACCGGCTGCGACGCGTGCCAGAAGAAGAACGCGAAGGGCTGCGTGATCGCCGACGACATGCGCGCCCTCTACCCGAAGCTCCAGACCGCCGACGCGCTGCTGCTCGCGACCCCCGTCTACTGGTTCACCATGTCGGCGCAGATGAAGCTGTGGCTCGATCGCTGTTACGCGCTCATCACGCCCAGCGGCCACGCGTTTGCGGGCAAGAAGATCGGCATCGCCGTCACCTACGGCGCGCCCGACGTCTTCAGTTCCGGCGCCGTGAACGTCTTGCGGACGTTCCAGGACGCCTTCAATTTCATCGGGGCGAAGATCGTGGGGATGGTCTACGGCACGGCCTGGAAGCCGGGCGACGTGAAGAAGAACCGCGCGCTGCTCAAGGAGGCGCGCGAGCTGGGCAAGTCGCTCGCAACCTAG
- the pyrE gene encoding orotate phosphoribosyltransferase — MPVNPEYRKRLMELIQRVGVRHGEVKLSKGGTSSYYIDCRMVTTHPEGAFLIGEIILAMLEGEAVDAVGGPTLGADPIVGAVCYASYCHNRPLPGFLVRKATKEHGLQKMIEGHLNPGAKVAVVEDVFTTGGSVLEAIREVERAGGAVVRVLGIVDRLQGARERFEAAGYRFTPIFTKADLGLE, encoded by the coding sequence ATGCCCGTGAACCCCGAGTATCGCAAGCGCCTGATGGAGCTGATCCAGCGGGTGGGCGTGCGCCACGGCGAGGTGAAGCTGTCGAAGGGCGGCACCAGCAGTTACTACATAGATTGCCGCATGGTCACCACGCACCCCGAAGGGGCGTTCCTGATCGGCGAGATCATCCTGGCCATGCTCGAGGGCGAGGCGGTGGACGCCGTGGGCGGCCCCACGCTGGGCGCCGACCCGATCGTGGGGGCCGTGTGCTACGCGAGCTACTGCCACAACCGGCCGCTGCCGGGCTTCCTCGTGCGCAAGGCGACGAAGGAACACGGGCTCCAGAAAATGATCGAGGGGCATCTGAACCCTGGGGCGAAGGTGGCGGTGGTGGAGGATGTGTTCACCACCGGCGGCTCGGTGCTCGAGGCGATCCGGGAAGTGGAGCGGGCGGGCGGCGCCGTGGTGCGCGTGCTCGGCATTGTGGACCGCCTTCAGGGCGCGCGCGAGCGGTTCGAGGCCGCCGGCTACCGCTTCACGCCCATCTTCACTAAGGCCGACCTGGGCCTCGAGTAG
- a CDS encoding thioesterase family protein, producing the protein MPVETPPFRVRYAETDAQAVAYYGSYFTWWEVGELHFLETLGVRAPELDRQGILVAAAESYARFLRPAVYDDLVAVRVRLSQAAPKRALLETELVRVEDGAVLATGKMARVLIGPDGKALPMPERLLAAAEQRVERIVVSERADPLLGALPRGARECTQELRVRYAETDAQGVAYFGSYFAWFEAGRAELTRAVGLPYSVLERQGVLLPVAEAFCRYLSPLRPREVFRLSTAVPALGRVKMTFVNRLTSPDGRREVAAGYTVHGCTGRDGRPRALPPEVVERFALPKEPTP; encoded by the coding sequence GTGCCCGTCGAAACGCCGCCATTCCGCGTGCGCTACGCCGAGACCGATGCCCAGGCCGTGGCCTACTACGGCTCGTACTTCACCTGGTGGGAGGTGGGCGAGCTGCACTTTCTCGAAACCCTTGGAGTGCGGGCGCCTGAGCTGGACCGCCAGGGCATCCTGGTCGCCGCCGCCGAGTCGTACGCCCGGTTCCTGCGCCCCGCCGTCTACGACGACCTGGTGGCCGTGCGCGTGCGGCTGTCGCAGGCCGCGCCCAAGCGCGCGCTGCTCGAGACCGAGCTGGTGCGGGTCGAGGACGGCGCGGTGCTGGCCACGGGCAAGATGGCCCGCGTGCTGATCGGCCCCGACGGCAAGGCCCTGCCCATGCCCGAGCGCCTTCTCGCTGCGGCCGAACAGCGGGTGGAGCGCATCGTGGTGAGCGAGCGGGCCGACCCGCTCCTCGGCGCGCTGCCGCGCGGCGCCCGCGAGTGCACGCAGGAGTTGCGCGTGCGTTACGCGGAGACCGATGCGCAGGGCGTGGCCTACTTCGGCAGCTACTTCGCGTGGTTCGAGGCGGGCCGCGCCGAACTGACCCGCGCCGTGGGCCTGCCCTACAGCGTCCTCGAGCGCCAGGGCGTGCTGCTGCCCGTGGCCGAGGCGTTCTGCCGCTACCTCAGCCCCTTGCGCCCCCGCGAGGTGTTCCGCCTGAGCACAGCCGTGCCCGCGCTCGGCCGCGTGAAGATGACCTTCGTCAACCGCCTCACGTCGCCCGACGGCCGGCGCGAGGTCGCCGCCGGCTACACCGTGCACGGCTGCACGGGCCGAGACGGCCGTCCGCGCGCCCTGCCGCCCGAGGTGGTCGAGCGCTTCGCCCTCCCGAAGGAGCCTACGCCGTGA
- a CDS encoding M14 family zinc carboxypeptidase, with translation MILPSDASLWCACLGAFVGLLAVHAPAAEPVMVDAAFPGGNAIIEKIEGDTVVLHQDLRDTAGPWFWWHFRVQGAAGRTLTFRFTDGNVLGVRGPALSSDGGQTWAWLGAAAVKGTSFTYAFPADAAEVRFCFAMPYFEANLKAFLARWEGNPSLKAATLCTSRKGRDVERLHVGKLAGGPDHRVVVTARHHCCECMASYALEGLIEAMLADTDDGRWFREHVEAMLVPFADKDGVEDGDQGKNRKPRDHNRDYEGEGVYPETRAIRDFVPKWAHGRLRVALDLHCPHIRGPHNEVIYIVGSEAPAIWEQQCAFGKLLEAVRTGPLPYRASDNLPFGQAWNTGRNYGGGKSFSRWAGEQPGVRLAASFEIPYANAGGQAVTADTARAFGRDLAKAIRQYLEK, from the coding sequence GTGATCTTGCCGTCCGATGCCTCGCTATGGTGCGCGTGCCTGGGCGCATTCGTGGGCCTGCTCGCCGTCCACGCGCCCGCGGCTGAGCCGGTGATGGTGGACGCCGCCTTCCCCGGCGGCAACGCCATCATCGAGAAGATCGAAGGCGACACCGTCGTGCTGCATCAGGATCTGCGCGACACGGCCGGCCCCTGGTTCTGGTGGCACTTCCGCGTGCAGGGCGCGGCGGGCCGCACCCTCACGTTCCGCTTCACCGATGGCAACGTGCTCGGTGTGCGCGGTCCGGCCCTGAGCTCCGACGGCGGCCAGACGTGGGCCTGGCTCGGCGCGGCAGCGGTCAAGGGCACGAGTTTCACGTATGCATTCCCCGCCGATGCCGCCGAGGTGCGTTTCTGCTTCGCCATGCCCTACTTCGAGGCGAACCTGAAGGCTTTTCTCGCGCGCTGGGAGGGCAACCCCAGCCTCAAGGCCGCGACGCTGTGCACGTCGCGCAAGGGGCGCGACGTCGAGCGGCTCCACGTGGGCAAGCTTGCAGGCGGGCCCGACCACCGCGTCGTCGTGACGGCCCGCCACCACTGCTGCGAGTGCATGGCCAGCTATGCCCTGGAGGGCCTCATCGAGGCCATGCTCGCCGACACCGACGACGGCCGCTGGTTCCGCGAGCACGTCGAGGCGATGCTCGTACCCTTCGCCGACAAGGACGGTGTGGAAGACGGCGACCAGGGCAAGAACCGCAAGCCCCGCGACCACAACCGCGACTACGAGGGCGAGGGCGTCTATCCCGAGACACGCGCCATCCGCGACTTCGTGCCCAAGTGGGCCCACGGGCGGCTCAGGGTCGCCCTCGACCTGCACTGCCCGCACATCCGCGGCCCGCACAACGAGGTCATCTACATCGTCGGCTCCGAGGCGCCCGCGATATGGGAGCAGCAGTGCGCCTTCGGCAAGCTGCTCGAGGCCGTCCGCACCGGCCCCCTGCCCTACCGAGCGAGCGACAACCTGCCCTTCGGCCAAGCGTGGAACACGGGCAGAAACTACGGCGGCGGCAAGAGCTTCAGCCGGTGGGCGGGCGAGCAGCCGGGCGTGCGTCTTGCGGCCAGCTTCGAGATTCCCTACGCCAACGCCGGCGGGCAGGCCGTCACCGCCGACACCGCCCGCGCCTTCGGCCGCGACCTCGCCAAGGCCATCCGCCAGTACCTGGAGAAGTAG